From the Acaryochloris thomasi RCC1774 genome, the window CATATCAGCTCACCGGCAACCCTGTGCCTCAGATCGCCTTCACCTTTAGCGATATCGTCGATAAGCTCAACGCAGTCCAGTTAGATTTGGGCTTTCAGGAATATACCCAGCCCTTTGCTAACAAGTCGATGCTGGATATTTTGATGATTACGGTTGCTCTGATGGTGGGAACCGCGGGCTTGCCCCACGTGATCGTCCGGTTCTATACCGTTCCTAATGTTCGGGCCGCGCGCTATTCTGCTGGCTGGGCATTGCTGTTCATTGCAATTCTGTATACCACCGCGCCCGCCGTGGCCTCCTTTGCCCGCTATAACCTAATCGATACGCTCCACGATCAAAAAATTGAGGAAGTGCGGCAGCTCGACTGGGTCACCAAATGGGAAAACACAGGCCTACTGACCTTGGAAGATAAAAACAGTGACGGCACAATTTCGCTCACCCCAGACGAGGAAACCTCCGAAATTACCATTGACCGAGACATCATTGTGCTATCGACACCAGAAGTGGCAAAGCTTGCCCCCTGGGTTGTCGCTTTAGTGGCTGCCGGAGGCTTAGCCGCGGCTCTCTCTACGGCGTCTGGGCTGTTGCTTGTGATCTCTAGCTCCATTGCCCACGATGTTTATTACCGGATGATTAATCCCGATGCTTCAGAAGCGAAGCGAGTATTCGTGGGGCGGCTGATGGTGGGCTTTGCTATTGCCATCGCAGGTTATTTCGGCATCAATCCACCGGGGTTCGTGGCTCAAGTTGTCGCCTTTGCCTTTGGCTTAGCGGCAGCAAGCTTCTTTCCCGTTATCTTGCTGGGCATTTTCGATAAGCGCACCAACCGAGAAGGGGCGATTTCAGGCATGCTGGTGGGTCTTTTGTTCACCACCTTCTATATAGTCGGTATTAAGTTCGGCGGTATGGAACCTTGGTTATGGGGCATCTCAGCCGAAGGCATTGGTACGATTGGGATGCTGCTGAATTTAGTTGTGACCCTAGTGGTTTCCCGGCTGACGCCGCCGCCGCCACCAGAGATTCAGGCATTGGTTGAGAACCTACGAACCCCTAGTGAAGCTCCCCTTGCCCTTACTGATATTGAGGAAGAATAGCTCAACTAGCTTATTCGGGAGCTATCACAGCTGTTAACCAAGGTCGGCTATTGGCGATGCCTAGCAGATGTTGGATGGCATGGATATCGATGCCGAATTCTTCTCTCAGTTGAGTGACTCTACAGCTAAGATACTCCGAATAATCTAACTTGTTAAGACACTTAACCATTGTTCGCCGACCAAATCTGAAACCCCAATCAAAGAGCATTAAGTGTGCTGGAGTAAATCTGTATGGCTTGGGATACAAAAGTCTTGCTGCAAATTTGAAGGCATGCACATGTTGCTCATTGGTGTCTGGATCATTACCCATCGTAAATCCAACGATAAAAGCTTCATCCTCAGCTGATATTCCTCGATCTAAAAGAATATGAAGGTAGTCATGCTCACGCAGATAAATTTGCCCCGGAAACGATAGCGGACTTGCAGGATTTTCAAGTAGCCAAACAGGTAAAGGAATACTGTGTTGTGGATCACCCGAAAATGCTGAGTAAGCTTCGTTGAGGGTGAAATCAATAGTTGGCTCATCTACCGGGACGATTAGCTGATTAACCATCGGTAAATCCCCATGCAGTCAACGAAGAAAAATAGGGATATTGAGTAAACCATCATGGTCTGGTCTTGTTCCTTTATGCTGGCCATCACGAGCTGGCCAGAACTTAAGCCTAAAAATATAAAGCCATAGCCACTGACGGGTATATTAGCTGCAAGCAATATACCTCCAAGAATGGCAAAGAAACTGCTAGATAACTTTAGGTATTTTGTGAGAGGGCTTTTCCTAATAAGAATTGTTTTAGGTGTTTCCTCTGCAAAGTCCATTATGTGGTGGAGCTTAGAGTCAGTATATGGATTCCTCTCTGACTCTGTAGCGATGATCTCAGAAGTTTCTTGTGGATCCTCAGATACCAGCATGATCTACTCTCAACTTTTGTGGGTAAACCTCCGTGGAGAATTGAATTTCTTCCAGAGGTATGAGAGTTCTACACCTAAAATTTATATTCCTAACTTGCCTACTACTGTAGGGTTATGATAATTAAATATCTGTTAGTGGGCTAAACTATACGTTAAAAAAATCTATGCAAACTATATTTCTAAAGTTGTTATAGGCTCTTTTGCGTGAACTCTCTGTATTTTTATTCTTCCACAATAAAAAATAGATTAATCAGTGATTTTACTGAAAATTTGAGGAGTTTGGGGGTAGGAATTTAAACTTTCTTGAAGGGCTCGCGAACTCTAGGGAATAAAAATTGTAGTCACATTGGCTTAGGCCCTAGGACGATGCTTTGTTTAGGTTCCGTTGAATGGAGTGAAATTTGCTAAAGATAAGGGGCGCTTTCTAGTTCGCCCTTTGCTGTGGTGGGGTTTGTGTCTTTCAGAACGCACCGCTCTAGATTCTTGGGAATCTGTTTCCACAATTGATTGTTTGGCGATGTGAGATGGTTGATCTGTTCCCTGGCAGCTCTTTTGCTTGACACAGGATGAATGGATTGCCCCCTAAGGCTTTTGAGGGTTCTCCAATATTGACTTGGATGGTTTACTTCTGTTTTTTCAGCTTCTTCATCCGCTTTTCTAAAACTTCCGGATCCTCTCGGAGGGACTGTGCAACAGTGTTGATAGTCTCTTCTACCTCGCTGATGGGGAGTTGGTCGTCGGCTTCAAATGCGATCGCAACTTTATGCCCAGCTGCGAGGGGCACCAGATAAATTTCTGTAGTGATGAACCCGCTCTGATTTCGCTGGATTTGCAGTTCACCCGTTACCGGCCGCTCAAAAAAGCGTCGCTGTGGATAGTTGGTCGACGGCGAATTGATGCCTAAGAAAAAATACTTCACATAGTTTATTAATTCCGCATCCTCCATATTCAAGAAGGAAAGTGTGTCTGGCGTGAGAGGCAAAACTCTGACCGTGATTCGTCGATCGTCAGAGACCACGCCTACCGTATCGTTTTTGAGCGCTTGCACCTCAGAAAAACCTGTCGGCGTTTCAAAAATGAGCCCCCGGGCCTGATGGACTTGCCGGTTATCAGAGTGGGCAACCGTTACTTCGGTCTGCTCCTGCTGCGACTCCTGGAGTGGTTGGGCCACAGCAGGCATCGCCGCCGCGACCAGTAGGCCGCACAGTAAAACAGGAAACTTGGGTAAGCGGTTCATCATTTAGACACCTAACGCGGGAACTAGGGCAGTTAAATCATCTCCTCAGGCCGAACATAGCGATTAAACTCTTCGGCAGTGAGCAAATCCAGAGCAATACAGGTCTCTTGTAAAGTCTTCCCTTCTGCATGGGCTTTTTTAGCAACCTCAGCTGCTTTGTCATATCCAATATGAGGCGTTAGAGCCGTCACTAACATCAGAGAACGATCTAGATAAGCTTGAATCTGTCCTTGATTGGCCTTGATCCCCACCACTAGATACTGGGTGAACGCGCCACAGGCATCCGCCAGTAATCGTACAGAATGTAACAGGTTATGAATAATGACCGGCTTAAAAACGTTGAGTTCTAAATTGCCCTGGCTCCCAGCCAAGCCAATGGCTGCATCATTACCGATCACCTGCACACACACCATCGTCATCGCTTCACACTGCGTGGGGTTAACCTTCCCCGGCATGATCGAAGATCCTGGCTCATTAGCGGGTAGATTTAGTTCTCCAAGGCCACAGCGTGGACCTGAGGCCAGCCAGCGGAGATCGTTGGCAATCTTCATCAGAGAGCAAGCTAGCGTCTTTAAGGTGCCACTCGCCATCACCAACGCATCATGGGCCGCAAGGGCCGCGAATTTATTCGGGGCGGTGACAAATAGCAGGCCCGTGAGGTCAGCAATCTGAGTTGCCACTTGGACCGCGAATTCAGGATGAGCATTGAGGCCCGTGCCCACCGCCGTACCGCCTAAAGCCAGGGGATATAGCTCAGGTAAAACCGTCTGGAGTCGATTCAGGTTTTGATCAAGCTGAGCTACATAGCCCGAGAATTCCTGCCCCAATGTTAAAGGGACTGCATCCATTAGATGAGTACGGCCAATTTTGACGATGTCTTGAAAAGCTGCCGAACGTTCTGAGAGGGCGTCTCGCAGCTGCGTCACTTTTGGGATCAGGTGGCGCAGATCTTCCGCTGCTGCGATATGCATCGCGGTTGGGAAGGCATCGTTGGAAGATTGGGACAGATTGACGTGATCGTTGGGATGCACAGGCGTCTTGCTGCCGAGGACGCCCCCCGCCATTTCGATAGCGCGATTGGCGATCACCTCATTGGCGTTCATGTTGGACTGGGTGCCGCTTCCGGTTTGCCAAATCCGTAGCGGAAACTGCTGGTCGTGCTGGCCCTGTGCTACTTCTGCGGCGGCTGCAATAATCAGTGGGGCGATTTCGGGCGGTAGCTTGCCCAAAGATTGATTGACAATAGCGGATGCCTGTTTGGTGATCCCCAAGGCTCGGATCATGCTGCTGGACAGGCGATCAAAACCAATATCAAAGTGCTGCAGCGATCGCTGGGTCTGTGCTCCCCAGTAGCAGTCGCAAGGTACAGCGATGGTCCCCATACTGTCCGTTTCGAGGCGGGTCTCAACTTGAGCCGTCATCTATGATTGTCCTCTGCCTTTACGGGTCGATCGTACAACCCTCAGAGCTGAGATTGAGAACTAGAGGATGCCAATTCTCTGATCCGGCTTGGGCATAGGCACAGCGGGATGGTCTACTGGCGGCGGAAAGTCCGATGCAAAGCAAGGCGAGCAGTGCTACGGTCATGTGCCCCGTCCAGCCTGGATGCTGGCGCGGATGATGGCTCCGCAAACGGAAGAAACTATTCATAGCTTTGTGCGTGAATGTGAGCACTGATTGTATAGATGATTCGTCAATCAGTGAGCGAGAGTGCTGGAGTGATGTGATTGTGAGAGACGGTTCTAAGTCTGGGGGAGATTCACTGCTGTCTAGAGTATGCCCATACCAGGCTGCTAGCGGACATTTTTATTTTATGAGAGTTTGTGTGCTGTGCTTATGGCAGTGATAGATATCGCTAAAAAGCAGAATTGAGGCTTGCATGATCGGGCAGAATCGTCCATCATGTCGGCGATGGCTCAGAATCTAGAGTGCTAAAGCATTTTTTGGTGACTTGGAGGAACCTATCGGTAGGGCGCATCAGTCTGGTTGTCAGTGGCTTAGCCATGAAGCTTATAAAGGTCGGATGCCTGTGAAAATTGCGTGGATAGCGTTAGTGGCTCTTGGGGTTGTCAGCGGTGCTGATGCCGCGTGGGCGGGCAAACTGACCTACTGGCGTTTTAATAGCCAGCAAAGCCGGGTGGATTTGATTACGGATACGGGCACAAAACCGAAGGCTGTTGTCATTCATAACCCCACTCGTCTGATTATTGATTTACCCAATACATCTATTAGAAAGAAAAAAAGACAGAAGCGGATTAGCGAATACGTTAAAGAAGTACGCGTTGCCCAGTTCAGCAAATGGACCACGCGTGTTGTCGTGGAATTGGATAAGGATTACTCTCTTCGAGCTGATCAGGTTAAGGTGCGGGGCCTCGCTCCCAATCGCTGGTATGTCCAGCTGCCTAAATTTTTGGCCATTCGTGATCTCAATCGCAAAGCTTTAATTACAAGATCCGTTACAGTGCCGCAGCCAAAGCTCCCGCAGCCAACGGTCTCTGCGGGCGGTTCTTCAGCTCCGATTGCGGTAAAGCCGGGGGCAAAGGTGGTCCTCATTGATCCGGGGCATGGGGGGCGTGATCCCGGTGCTGTGGGTCGAGGAGGGCTGCAGGAAAAGCGGGTGGTTCTGCCGGTTTCGTTGAGGGTTGTGGAAGAACTGCGGCGACGGGGTGTCAATGCCCAGCTCACGCGTAGCTCAGATCAGACGGTTGATTTAGCGCCTCGCGTCCGTAAGGCAGAAGGTCTAAATGCAGATATATTTGTGAGCATTCACGCCAATGCGATTAGCTTGAGCCGCCCAGAGATCAATGGTCTGGAAACGTTCTATTACCAAACGGGAAGCAGGCTGGCGAGTAATATCCACCGCAGTATTCTGCAATCGGTCAATGTTAAAGACCGGCGAATTCGCCAGGCTCGATTCTATGTCCTCCGCAAGACGTCGATGCCTGCAGTGTTGGTGGAGCTGGGGTACGTGACGGGGAGTACCGATGCACCTCGTCTAGCGACAAAGGCCCATCAGGATCAGCTGGCAGTTGCGATCGCAAACGGCGTGATCAACTACATCCAAGGCCGATAGCGCTAATAGTCAGCTCTCTTCATCGCCCGCTGCATCTCACGCTTATCCTGACGCTCCTTCACCGCCTCTCGCTTATCGTGGAGTTTCTTACCGCGCGCGAGAGCAATTTCCACCTTCATCCAGCCTCGCTTGGCGTATAGCTTCGTGGGTACGAGCGTTAACCCCTTCTGCTCCGTTTTACCGATCAGCTTACTAATCTCTTGCTTGTGCATCAGTAGTCGACGCTTACGTCGGGGTTCATGATTAAACGCCTGCCCCACATTACTCAGTGGAGAAATATGTACATTCATCAACCAAGCTTCGCCCTTCCAAATACTGGCAAAGCCATCCCTGAGATTCACCCGACCCGCTCGGATAGATTTGACCTCAGTCCCTGTTAGCTCAATTCCAGCCTCAAACGTTTCCATAATTTCATAGAGAAAACGGGCCTGACGATTATCGCTAATTAACTTATAAGACTCACTCATACTCTTATCTTAGCGTGGCCTGAACGATACTGACTTCCATCTCAAAAGCCTTAGGGTAAACGCTGGTAGCATGGTGAAGAACGCAATTACATTTAGATCAAGTTCTTATGGCTGCAGCAGTAATCAAGTTTTCCTCTGAAGACTGTGGAATCTGTCACAAGATGTCCTTTTACGATCAGAAAGTCACCGAAGAATTGGGACTGGAATTTGTAGATGTCAAAATGCAGGATACCGAAACTTACCGCAAATACCGCAAAGTTTTGCTGTCCCAGTACCCCGATAAATCAGAGATGGGCTGGCCCACTTATATTATTTGCGACAACCCCAATGCCGATTTTCAGATCTTGGGCGAAGTGAAAGGCGGACATCCGAAGGGCGAGTTTAGAAGTCGGCTGCAGGCCGTTATTGCTGGAGGTAATGGGTAACAGATGGTCGATTACTGAAACGCCTTCTCCCTTACCTGACACCCACGACCTCTACGCTAAACCATGCCATCAACAACAAAGCTCTACTCTTCACGATCTCGCTCCAGTCACCGTCTGAGTAGAGTCTTTGTAAAGATTATGGCGCTGGTGGCAGCCGTTGATCTAGGCGTCGTTTTTTTTGATTACACCTATATTTCCATGCGGGATATCTACCTATCCCGCTTTCCCTGGATTGCTCAGCAGTATGATCCCATCAAAGCCATTGAACCCTATCGAGACACACAGCAATATCTCAACGTTGTAGAGACACTGAAACAGGCAGGACCGCAGCCCAGTGCTGAACGCAATGCGATCTTGGCCGATTTACGCGATCGCAGCCTCGAAATGATCGTAGAGAATCCCTTTGAAGCTGCCAACAAATCGGGCACCCTCGAAAAAATCAAGAATCGGATGCGGGACTACCAACCTAACCCAGAAGATTCCTCAAAACAGGCATTTCAAGAGTTCTGGTCCGCCGAACGTCTCACCCCTCAAAACTGGGCATCAGAGCTAGCATTTTTTGACAAAAAAATTAGCCCCCTGATTGCCTCCAACTACTATCGCCCCATCGCTGAGAATAACCTACCCGTCGATTATTTCTGGCGTATTGACCTCATTTTTATCGGCATTTTTGGTATTGAGTTGCTGCTGCGGACCCTTTACCTCAGCCGCCGTAATGATATGACCTGGCGAGATGCCATCCTGTGGCGATGGTATGACCTGCTGCTGCTGCTGCCGTTCTGGCGGTTGTTGAGGGTCATTCCCGTGGCGCTGCGCCTCCATCAGGCGCGCTTCATCGATCTCAGTAGAGCGCAAATACTGATGAATCGTTTCCTCGCAGAGAACATTGCCGGAGAGGTGACTGAGCTAGCCATCATCCAAGGGATTACCGTCGCTCAAACCTCCATTGAGCAAGGAGCCATTCGAGAGTGGCTATCGGTCGCAGCCGCACCCACCGTTGAAATCAACGACGTCAATGAGATTGATGAGTTAATCAATCAAGTTCTAACGCTGACCGTGCGTCGCGTCTTGCCTACCATTCAATCTGACCTAGAAATTCTCCTTCGCCACGCAACCACCGAAGCCCTTGCAGGGCTGCCCTTCTATCGCGAGGTACAGAGGCTACCGGGCGTAGGGCAGTTGCCAACCGAGATTGCCAATCAGGTGATTCACCAAGTCACTCAAGCAGCCTACGGCGGTTTAGATCAAGCCCTCTCCGATCAGGAAGGTCGGCTACTGTTCAACAATCTTGCAGAGCAATTTACGCGCTCCTTGCGAGCAGAACTACAGGACCGCCAGACCTTAAATAAACTACAGTCGCTACTGTCTGATCTGCTAGAAGAAACAAAACTGACCATTATCAAACGCTTAGAGACGGAAGATATCGATCGCACAATCGTTCAGGCTCAAGAGCTGCGACAAACGGATTCAGAGAAGAAAAAACTGCCCACCGTTGAAGTGATTTCCCCTTCTCGATAAAACTTCATCTCACAACAGCTCTTGTCTCAAGGAAAATACAGATTTGTAGCAGCCTGCGCTAAACTGAAAAGCGTTAGGATTGCACCCTCGTGCGCTTCTATCTCAAGTCTCGCCAAAATAAAGTGTGAGGAGTGGGTTACAGCCCGCTTTTTTTATTGACTGCCAATTATCAGATTTAATGTCCCATCCCGTTATTCCTCAAGTATTGGCCCTCGCAAAGCCAGTAGCAAAAGCTCTAGAGCTAGAGATAGTCGATGCTGTGTATCACACGCATCAGCAGCCCCCGACCTTGAGGGTCGATGTTCGCAGTTGTAAAGAAGACACCAACCTTGAAGACTGTGAGCGCATGAGCCGATCCTTGGAAACGGCTCTAGATGAAGCTGATGTGATGCCAGAGGCCTACGTCTTAGAGATTTCTAGTCCGGGTGTATCAGAGTTTTTGACCCAAGATCGAGACTTTACTGCCTTCCGCAGCTTTCCCGTTGCGGTACAAACCAACGAACCCTTCAAAGGACATCAGGTCTGGACTGGAACGCTGACCAGCCGGGATCAAGATTGGATTCATCTCAATCAGAAAGGGCGCTCAGTGTCTATCCCTCGCGCACTCGTTTCACAGGTGCAGCTTCAAGACCCACCTTAACTTTGGCCGATTCTTCAGACTTCAAAAATTCAGCCAGCCGCCCAACGATCCTTTACTTGCACGGAGATAGCCTATGTCAATGGTTCAACTGCCTGGTCTAGCAGAAATGATCAACACCATCAGTCGTGAGCGTAATCTCCCGAAACACGCCGTAGAGGCCGCTCTACAGGAAGCATTGCTCAAAGGCTACGAACGCTACCGGCGCACACTCCTGCTGGATACATTCATGCAGTTCGAAGAAGGATATTTCGAAAACTTTGATGTTGAACTCGATATTGAAGAAGAAGGTTTTTTAGTATTAGCGACCAAAACTATTATTGCTGAGGTTGAAAATCCTGACCATCAGATTGCCTTAGCAGAAGTATTAGAAGTGGCACCAGAAGCGCAAGCAGGCGACACCGTTGTTTTAGATGTCACGCCTGACCAAGGCGATTTTGGTCGGATGGCTGCGATTCAAACTAAGCAAGTTCTATCTCAGAAGTTACGTGACCAGCAGCGAAAGCTCATCCAAGAAGAATTCCAGGACTTAGAGAAAACGGTTCTGCAGGCACGGGTGCTTCGCTTTGAAAGACGTTCGGTGATCATGGCAATTACCTCTGGTTTTGGACAGCCAGAAGTGGAAGCTGAGCTATCTAAGCGGGAGCAGTTACCCAACGATAACTATCGAGCCAACGCGACCTTTAAAGTATTCCTAAAGCGAGTTGCAGATGGCCCCCATAGAGGCCCGCAACTTGTTGTTTCTAGGGCTGATGCAGGCCTAGTCGTCTATCTATTTGCCAACGAAGTACCCGAAATTGAAGACGAAGTCGTCCGCATTGTTGCGGTGGCGCGTGAAGCCAACCCTCCTTCTCGTCAGGTAGGGCCTAGGACAAAAATTGCAGTGGACACATTGGAAAGAGATGTCGATCCGGTGGGTGCCTGCATCGGTGCTCGTGGCTCGCGGATTCAGGCCGTTGTCAATGAGTTGCGAGGCGAGAAAATCGACGTCATTCGTTGGTCACCAGACCCTGCCACCTACATTTCCAATGCTCTCAGTCCGGCTCGTGTCGATGCCGTTGTTTTAGCCAATACCGAAGATCGTCAGGCCCATGTCCTCGTGGCTGAAGATCAGCTGAGTTTGGCGATTGGTAAAGAGGGACAGAACGTTAGGCTCGCGGCTCGCTTGACGGGTTGGAAGATTGATATTAAGGATAGTGCGAAATATGAGCTTGATGCTGAATTTGGTGCAGCTGACGACACGTCTGCAGAAGAAGAACTGGAAACAGAGCCTCAGACAGAGCTAGGCAGTGAAGGGGAGGCCTCCAGCATGAGTGCTGAAGCTGAGGAAGTGGTTGAGGACGTTGTAGAACCCGTTGGAGATGAAGGATGACGTTGGGCTATGTTATAGCTAGACGTCAGCAGAGACGCAAATGGTTGATAATGGTTTAGGGCTAACCTAAATCAGGATTCATAGGTATTTCTGTTGAACCACCCATAACGATCCGTTATCCCACGAAAAGTAACAGGTGGCACTATGTAGAATCAATTACAAGGCAAGAGGGGCAAGTGGATGAGCAATCAAAAAGTTAGGATTTACGAGCTGTCGCGGGAATTAAATTTGGATAATAAAGATATTCTGGCCGTATGTGACCAGTTAGACATTGCGGTCAAGAATCATAGCAGTACGATTACGGAGTCTGAGGCTGAAAAAATCCGCAAAAAGGCGGTTTCTATTTCTACCTCCACTCCTGTAAAGCCTAAGCGCCCTGCTCCACCACCTCAGTCAAGCCCCAGTCCTCGCAAATCTTCTTCACCTCCCAAGCCGATGAAGAAGGATCGACCGCGTAAGCAGCAGATTCTTGAGATTCGTAAGCGTTCGTCAAAGTCTGATGAATTTGTTGGATCTGCCTCCACTAGTTCTGCTTCTACGGATGATTCTGTGGCTAAGCCCCCTGCGCCTAAGCCGGTCCGACCTCAAGTGTCGCCTCCGGTAAAGCCTAAATCTCCAGGGAGTCGGGTCTCGGCGTCTTCTCCAGAGCCAACTGAAACCAGGGCTACGCCGCCGCCTATCTATTCAAAGCCTGCGCCTCAGCTATTACGCAAGCCCGCTGTGAAAGGTCCCGGAGCGCCCTCTAAGTCGGAGGATTCCGCATCGCCAGAGCGCCCAACTCAGCCGAAGCCACCGGTCCCGACTCTGATGAGTCAACCTCGGCGTCCGCAAAAGCCTGCACCGGTTTCTGCGAAAACAGCAGATACCGAATCTGAGGCTTCAAGTTCAGGCGCAGATGGGATGGAGCTTGACAGCACTGTTGCAGTCCTCGAACCAAAGCCCATTCCACGATTAGTGAATCGTCACAAGCGACCTAAGTCGAAGGTTGATGATGATGATTCGCTCGAAGACAAGCTGGGTAAATCATCCAAGGCCGCGAAGCAAAAGCGCAGATCGAAAAAGACCGTTGATGATGATGATGAAGATCTGCTAACGACAGATGATGGTACTCAAGCCACTGTGGACGTCAGTCGTTCCTTGGTTCGCCCTCCTAAGCCAAAAACAGCTGCAACGAAACAGTCTCGTCCTATGGTGACGGCAACTCGCAGCAGCAATAGAAAGGGCCGTCGTAGGGGTAGCCGAAACCGAGATCGTCAGCAACAGCAACAGCAACAGGCCATCGAAGAACGGCCAACGCTGTTGACCTTAGCTACTGATCTGACCGTACAGGAATTGGCCTTAGAGCTGAAGTTGCCTGAAACGGAAGTCATTAAAACTTTGTTTATTAAGGGTATTGCAGCAAATATTAACCAAACTCTGGATATCGAAACCGCTGAAATGGTCGCCCAAGAGCTGGGCTACGAAGTAGAGACCGTCGAAGAAGAGTCAATGGCTCGCAAAGTAACAGAGATGATTGATGTAGAAGATCTAGAGAATCTTCAACGCCGTCCTCCTGTTGTTACGATTATGGGTCATGTTGATCATGGTAAGACTACACTTCTTGACTCTATTCGGGAAACCAAAGTTGCTCAGGGTGAAGCGGGCGGCATTACCCAGCATATTGGTGCGTACCATGTTGACCTCACCCACAATGATGAAGTTCAGCAAGTCGTATTCCTAGATACTCCGGGGCATGAAGCCTTTACTGCGATGCGAGCTCGCGGAACACGGGTTACGGACATCGCTATTCTTGTGGTTGCTGCAGATGATGGCGTTAGACCCCAAACCGTTGAGGCCATTAGTCATGCGCGGGCAGCCAAAGTGCCGATCATTGTTGCTATCAACAAAATTGATAAAGAAGGCGCGCAACTCGATCGTGTCCGTCAAGAGCTGACTGAGTATGAGCTTGTTGCTGAGGATTGGGGTGGTGAGACCATCATGGTCCCAGTGAGTGCTTTGAAGGGCGAAAATCTAGACGCGCTGCTAGAGATGGTTCTCTTGGTAGCTGAGGTCGAAGATCTCCACGCCAATCCTAATCGTCCTGCGAAGGGAACCGTCATTGAGGCTCACTTGGACAAAGCTCGCGGTCCTGTGGCTAGCTTCCTGATTCAGAATGGAACCTTGAAGGTGGGTGATACGCTCGTTGCCGGTTCTGTTTTGGGTAAAGTGAGAGCGATGATTGATGATCGTGGCGAGCGGGTTCAGCAAGCTGGACCTTCCTTTGCTGTCGAAGTCTTGGGTCTCAGCGATGTTCCTGCTGCTGGTGATGAGTTTGAGGTCTTTGGAGACGATAAGTCAGCTCGATCTGTCGCTAATGATCGCTCAGATCAGCAACGACAAACTCGACTGCAGCAGGCGATGGCCTCTCGCCGAGTTTCGCTCAATGCCTTTTCTGATCAAGCCCGAGAAGGAGAGCTTAAAGAGCTTAATCTGATTTTGAAGGCCGATGTTCAGGGATCTGTAGAAGCGATTTTGGGCTCTCTGGGGCAGCTTCCTCAGGATGAAGTTCAGGTGAGGGTTCTGCTCTCTGCACCGGGTGAGATTAGTGAAAC encodes:
- the infB gene encoding translation initiation factor IF-2, translated to MSNQKVRIYELSRELNLDNKDILAVCDQLDIAVKNHSSTITESEAEKIRKKAVSISTSTPVKPKRPAPPPQSSPSPRKSSSPPKPMKKDRPRKQQILEIRKRSSKSDEFVGSASTSSASTDDSVAKPPAPKPVRPQVSPPVKPKSPGSRVSASSPEPTETRATPPPIYSKPAPQLLRKPAVKGPGAPSKSEDSASPERPTQPKPPVPTLMSQPRRPQKPAPVSAKTADTESEASSSGADGMELDSTVAVLEPKPIPRLVNRHKRPKSKVDDDDSLEDKLGKSSKAAKQKRRSKKTVDDDDEDLLTTDDGTQATVDVSRSLVRPPKPKTAATKQSRPMVTATRSSNRKGRRRGSRNRDRQQQQQQQAIEERPTLLTLATDLTVQELALELKLPETEVIKTLFIKGIAANINQTLDIETAEMVAQELGYEVETVEEESMARKVTEMIDVEDLENLQRRPPVVTIMGHVDHGKTTLLDSIRETKVAQGEAGGITQHIGAYHVDLTHNDEVQQVVFLDTPGHEAFTAMRARGTRVTDIAILVVAADDGVRPQTVEAISHARAAKVPIIVAINKIDKEGAQLDRVRQELTEYELVAEDWGGETIMVPVSALKGENLDALLEMVLLVAEVEDLHANPNRPAKGTVIEAHLDKARGPVASFLIQNGTLKVGDTLVAGSVLGKVRAMIDDRGERVQQAGPSFAVEVLGLSDVPAAGDEFEVFGDDKSARSVANDRSDQQRQTRLQQAMASRRVSLNAFSDQAREGELKELNLILKADVQGSVEAILGSLGQLPQDEVQVRVLLSAPGEISETDVDLAAASSAVIIGFNTSLATGARQAADKAGVDIREYSIIYNLLEDIEGAMEGLLEPELVEEPLGQVEVRAVFPAGRGAVAGCYVQSGKLVRNCRIRVHRNGEVVREGILDSLKRMKEDAREVNAGYECGVGLDGFKDWKEGDAIESFQLVTKRRTLSPASSSS